In Passer domesticus isolate bPasDom1 chromosome 1, bPasDom1.hap1, whole genome shotgun sequence, one DNA window encodes the following:
- the DERL1 gene encoding derlin-1 isoform X2: MFMLLFNWICIVITGLVMDMQLLMIPLIMSVLYVWAQLNRDMIVSFWFGTRFKACYLPWVILGFNYIIGGSVINELIGNLVGHLYFFLMFKYPMDLGGRNFLSTPQFLYRWLPNRRGGVSGFGVPPASMRRAAEDQQGGGRHNWGQGFRLGDQ; this comes from the exons ATGTTCATGCTCCTGTTTAACTGGATCTGCATTGTT ATAACTGGCTTGGTAATGGACATGCAG TTGCTGATGATACCACTCATCATGTCAGTACTTTATGTGTGGGCCCAGCTGAACAGAGACATGATTGTATCATTTTGGTTTGGAACAAGATTTAAG GCCTGTTACCTTCCATGGGTTATTCTGGGATTCAACTACATCATTGGTGGATC AGTCATCAATGAGCTGATAGGAAATCTGGTTGGGCACCTGTATTTCTTCTTAATGTTTAAATATCCAATGGATTTGGGAGGAAGGAATTTTCTGTCCACACCTCAGTTCCT TTACCGCTGGCTGCCAAACAGGAGAGGAGGAGTGTCAGGCTTTGGTGTCCCTCCTGCCAGCATGAGAAGGGCTGCAGAAGATCAGCAGGGTGGTGGAAGACACAACTGGGGCCAAGGTTTCCGGCTAGGGGACCAGTGA